In the genome of Desulfovibrio desulfuricans, one region contains:
- the hpsH gene encoding (2S)-3-sulfopropanediol dehydratase activating enzyme, translated as MTDAQVQGIVFNIQKFSVHDGEGIRTLVFLKGCPLRCRWCSNPESQNLQPEHAFNPSRCLTAEVCGRCLTACKTGALSLVNGLIMHDRSKCRECFDCVRACPSGAQSVYGETMSVAQVLDKVEEDGVFYHRSGGGMTLSGGEAMMQHEFAAALLREARRHHINTTIETCGCYPYEYLHEACKYLDKLIFDIKSLDPVLHKQHTGVDNMLILRNFARVCEDFPQLPILVRTPVIPGFNDNEDDILAIRESIPRRPNIEYELLAYHRMGQPKYAYLGREYALDGARLDDQKIQRLRDISA; from the coding sequence ATGACTGACGCGCAAGTGCAAGGTATTGTTTTTAATATCCAAAAATTCAGCGTGCACGATGGCGAAGGCATCCGCACCCTGGTATTTTTAAAAGGCTGCCCCCTGCGTTGTCGCTGGTGCAGTAATCCTGAATCGCAAAACCTTCAGCCAGAGCACGCCTTTAACCCCTCGCGCTGTCTCACGGCAGAGGTGTGCGGGCGTTGCCTTACGGCCTGTAAAACGGGCGCTTTGAGCCTGGTCAACGGCCTGATCATGCACGACCGCAGCAAGTGCCGCGAGTGTTTTGACTGCGTGCGCGCCTGTCCCTCTGGTGCGCAGAGCGTGTACGGCGAAACCATGAGTGTCGCGCAGGTGCTCGATAAGGTTGAAGAAGACGGCGTATTTTATCATCGCTCCGGCGGCGGCATGACCCTGTCTGGCGGCGAGGCCATGATGCAGCACGAGTTTGCCGCTGCACTGCTGCGCGAGGCCCGCAGGCATCATATCAACACCACCATTGAGACCTGCGGCTGTTATCCCTACGAATACCTGCACGAGGCGTGCAAGTACCTGGACAAACTTATTTTTGACATCAAAAGCCTTGACCCTGTGCTGCACAAACAGCATACGGGCGTGGACAACATGCTGATCTTGCGTAATTTTGCGCGAGTCTGCGAGGATTTTCCGCAGTTGCCCATCCTGGTGCGCACGCCCGTTATCCCCGGCTTTAACGACAACGAGGATGATATCCTCGCCATACGCGAATCTATCCCCCGGCGTCCCAACATAGAGTATGAACTGTTGGCCTACCACCGCATGGGGCAGCCCAAGTACGCCTACCTTGGGCGGGAGTACGCCCTGGATGGAGCCCGGCTTGATGACCAGAAGATACAGCGGCTTAGGGACATCTCCGCCTGA
- a CDS encoding SDR family NAD(P)-dependent oxidoreductase, giving the protein MLLAALFDLSRKTALVTGGNSGLGLAMAHALGLAGAEVILVARRQDALQRAAAQLQAEGVSVQTCSADLSGPELALACGRSIVNRFGPVDILINAAGVNLRQPFSQVTPESWGAQLSLHLSAPFFLSQILAPHMRHRGWGRIINIASLQSFRAFADSAPYGAGKGGIVQLTRAIAREWSPYGITCNAIGPGFFPTELTRPVFENSELAEKNASQTCVGRNGRLDDIYGCTVFLASDASAYITGQVIMVDGGFSAR; this is encoded by the coding sequence ATGCTTTTAGCAGCTTTGTTTGATCTCTCGCGTAAGACAGCCCTTGTTACCGGCGGCAATTCTGGTTTGGGGCTGGCTATGGCCCATGCTCTGGGGCTGGCAGGTGCAGAAGTCATTCTTGTAGCCAGACGGCAAGACGCGCTGCAGCGGGCTGCTGCGCAACTGCAGGCAGAGGGGGTGAGCGTTCAGACCTGTTCCGCTGATCTTTCCGGGCCAGAGCTTGCGCTTGCGTGCGGCAGGTCAATTGTAAACAGGTTTGGGCCTGTTGATATCCTGATCAATGCCGCCGGCGTCAATCTTCGTCAGCCGTTCAGTCAGGTAACCCCCGAATCATGGGGCGCACAGCTCAGCCTTCACCTTTCCGCTCCTTTCTTTCTTTCCCAGATTCTGGCTCCCCACATGCGTCACAGGGGATGGGGCAGAATAATCAATATCGCTTCCCTCCAGTCTTTCCGCGCATTTGCCGACAGTGCCCCTTATGGGGCGGGCAAGGGGGGGATTGTCCAGCTTACCCGGGCCATTGCCAGAGAATGGTCGCCGTACGGAATAACCTGCAATGCCATAGGCCCCGGGTTTTTCCCCACAGAACTGACGCGTCCGGTATTTGAGAATAGCGAGCTGGCCGAAAAGAACGCTTCCCAGACATGCGTTGGGCGCAACGGCAGGCTTGATGATATTTACGGTTGCACCGTGTTTCTGGCCAGCGACGCCTCCGCGTACATAACCGGTCAGGTAATTATGGTTGATGGTGGTTTTAGTGCCCGTTGA
- a CDS encoding ABC transporter substrate-binding protein: protein MKKLCAAFMLLASLAAGLLPEAAVAEEKPVVRTSAQPCLHGFPMWYAEKQGWLKDAPFTVKFMLFASGAPQTEALAADQWDIGSMGTVPTMMASMRYGYKLIGVSNEEGATNDLWVRPDSPLLKHKAALAGFPEIIGNADDWKGKKILATTVSTGHYALTATLKALGLNDSDVSIVHMEQGQAMTAFSAGQGDILQLWAPLSYVAEAKGWTKVSSGMAAKVRIAGGIGARKDFAEKHPDLVVAWLGIYMRVIEGMKTNPEPYVKPLLEYFNSYCGLELTEEQVRMEFKYRPLFSVSEQVSALEDPAKLAAWMSGVANFMLDQGRITKKEFDRYVKANFFIDPSFMKKLAAETSK from the coding sequence ATGAAAAAACTATGTGCCGCCTTTATGTTGCTGGCAAGTCTGGCCGCAGGGTTGTTGCCCGAGGCCGCCGTTGCCGAAGAAAAACCCGTTGTCCGTACCAGCGCCCAACCTTGTCTGCATGGTTTTCCCATGTGGTATGCCGAAAAACAGGGCTGGCTTAAAGACGCCCCCTTTACCGTAAAGTTCATGCTTTTTGCCTCTGGCGCACCCCAGACGGAAGCTCTGGCCGCTGATCAGTGGGACATCGGGTCCATGGGCACGGTGCCAACCATGATGGCCAGCATGCGCTATGGCTACAAGCTCATCGGCGTGTCCAACGAGGAAGGCGCTACAAACGATTTGTGGGTAAGGCCCGATTCGCCCCTGCTCAAGCACAAGGCTGCACTGGCCGGTTTTCCGGAAATCATAGGCAATGCAGATGACTGGAAGGGCAAGAAAATTCTGGCTACCACCGTTTCCACTGGCCACTACGCCCTGACCGCCACGCTAAAAGCTTTGGGCCTTAACGACAGCGATGTGTCCATTGTACATATGGAACAGGGCCAGGCCATGACAGCCTTTAGCGCAGGCCAGGGGGACATCCTGCAGTTGTGGGCCCCGCTCAGCTATGTGGCAGAAGCCAAGGGCTGGACCAAGGTTTCGTCGGGCATGGCGGCCAAGGTTCGTATTGCCGGCGGCATCGGCGCGCGCAAGGACTTTGCGGAAAAGCACCCCGACCTGGTGGTTGCCTGGCTTGGCATCTACATGCGCGTTATCGAAGGCATGAAGACCAACCCCGAGCCGTACGTGAAGCCCCTGCTTGAATACTTTAACAGTTACTGCGGGCTTGAACTTACCGAAGAACAGGTGCGGATGGAATTCAAGTATCGCCCGTTGTTCAGCGTGAGCGAGCAGGTCAGCGCCCTTGAAGACCCAGCCAAGCTGGCTGCCTGGATGAGCGGCGTTGCCAACTTCATGCTGGATCAGGGCCGTATCACCAAGAAGGAGTTTGACCGTTACGTCAAGGCCAACTTCTTCATTGATCCCAGTTTCATGAAGAAGCTGGCTGCAGAAACCTCAAAGTAA
- a CDS encoding ABC transporter permease: MTPIHEQKNDGSEEVSLEIQKANYLATAAKENWISMVSFAVFILVWEMICRFEIIGPYQLVPPSEVITVFFEKFTQVNPDGGLLQQHAAASLLLALTGFVAAVVIGVPLGLFMGWYPRVNMLVRPIFDAIRPIPPIAWIPIAILWLGIGMPAKAFIIFLAAFVPCVINSYTGIRLTNPVLIRVAEIYGASNFETFRKIGVPSAIPMIFTGMKLSLNAAWTTLVAAELLAASVGLGFMIQQGRRLARPDIIIVGMLTIGLLGALMSWILTRIEARFASSRRLS; encoded by the coding sequence ATGACGCCCATCCATGAACAGAAAAACGACGGCAGCGAAGAGGTGAGCCTTGAAATTCAGAAGGCCAACTACCTTGCAACCGCAGCCAAGGAAAACTGGATATCAATGGTGAGCTTTGCGGTTTTTATTCTGGTATGGGAAATGATCTGCCGGTTTGAGATCATCGGCCCCTACCAGCTCGTACCGCCGTCAGAAGTCATCACCGTTTTTTTTGAAAAATTCACGCAAGTTAATCCCGACGGCGGTCTGCTGCAGCAGCATGCCGCAGCCAGCCTGCTGCTGGCATTGACCGGTTTTGTGGCTGCCGTGGTTATCGGGGTTCCGCTGGGGCTTTTTATGGGTTGGTACCCCAGGGTCAACATGCTTGTGCGGCCCATATTTGACGCCATCAGGCCCATCCCGCCCATTGCATGGATTCCCATTGCCATTCTGTGGCTGGGCATCGGCATGCCCGCAAAGGCATTTATCATTTTTCTGGCTGCCTTTGTGCCCTGTGTAATCAATTCCTATACCGGCATACGCCTTACCAATCCCGTGCTTATCCGCGTAGCGGAAATTTACGGTGCTTCCAATTTTGAAACATTTCGCAAAATTGGCGTGCCCTCGGCAATCCCCATGATTTTTACAGGCATGAAGCTTTCGCTCAATGCGGCGTGGACAACCCTTGTGGCCGCAGAGCTGCTGGCTGCCTCGGTTGGGCTGGGCTTTATGATCCAGCAGGGCAGACGTCTTGCCAGACCTGACATCATCATTGTCGGCATGCTGACCATCGGCCTGTTGGGTGCGCTGATGTCCTGGATTCTCACAAGGATAGAAGCACGTTTTGCCTCGTCAAGGAGGCTCTCATGA